A region of the Terriglobales bacterium genome:
TTTTACTCACTAACAACAGGTTACTGGAGTGATGGCCCAGGTGATGCAACTATCACCTGGGCCTTTTTCGTCTCTGAAGGCGGCGACTGATTTGCATCAGGCCACGGCAGCAAGCTTGGGCATCTTTTGTTTGAGCTTCAGAACGGGCGCGAAAAGATCACCCGATTTTTCCACTCTCTTCAGCACTTGATCGGCGGTGAACAGCAACAGCTCGGGGTCTTGCTTTTTCAGGCAGCGCGCAACTTCATCCCAGATCACGGGAGTAGAAACCGTAGGATGCTCTTTGGCGCGCAACGAATAGACGCAGACGGTTGTCTTGTGCTGGTCGTTCTGGCTCCAATCCACAAAAACTTTGTTGGTCCGTAAAGACTTCTTCATCTCTGAAACGACCAATTCCGGATGCTCGCGCTCCAGCTTACGGGCCAGTTCGTGGGCAAAGGGCTTGGTCTGGTCGTAAGTAGCTTTGGTATTCAACGGCAGATAAACTTGCAATCCCTTGGAGCCGGAGGTCTTGGGAAAAATTTCAAGCTGCAGCGAAGTGAAAAATTCTTTCAGCCGCAGCGCGACCTGGCAGCAGTGCACGATGGTGGCAGGCGGTCCAGGATCGAGGTCGAAGACCATCATAGTCGGCCGCGAAACATCTTTGGCGAGCGAGAGCGAGGTGTGCAATTCGATATTGGCCAGGTTCGCCGCCCAGACCAGAGTGGCGACGTCTTGCGCCATGCAGTAATCCATCCAGCGCTGGTTGCCTTCGCTCCAGATGCGCGCGGTCTGGACCCAATCGGGACGATGCTTAGGACAGTTCTTTTCATAAAAAAACATGCCGCCCACGCCATTGGGATAGCGCTTCATGGTCAGCGGACGTCCGCGCAAGTGGGGCAGCAAAACCGGCGCGATGCGCATGTAATAGTCAATGAGCTCGCCTTTGGTGAAACCATCGGCAGGATATAAAACTTTGTCGAGATTAGAAACGCTTAACTTGCGGCCCTGGATTTCGATGATGGAAGTATTTTTCGCCATAGACAAAGTCCCGCTGGATTAGATGCGTCAGCCCCGAAGGATACTCCTCTTAATAAACAAGTTATCGCTTGCGGGCTCCGGACCCTACACGCCCCTTGTATTCAAACGTGGGTGTTGCCCAGCAATTGATCTACAAGTCGAGCAATGCAGACCAGCATTCCAAAACTTGAAGCCTGATACTCCTGATTAGACCCTAACCAAAAATTGAAAGTGAAAGGATGTTAGCTCATGAGATCACACACATTGCTGTGTTTCTTGTTCATTGTGCTGGTCTGCTCCGTTTCGGCGTCTGCAATCGCTGTCTCGGTTAGCAGCCCGGCAAACAACTCCAACATCACCTCTCCTGTAAACATCAGTGCATCGGCAACCCCTACTTCCGGTTTTGTCATTACCGGGTGGCACATTTATGTAGACAGCAACCTTGATTCGTACAGCCCCGGCGCTGTCAATGCAATCAATACCAATCTTACGATCGCCGATGGCACTCATACTGTCATTGTGCGCGCCTGGGACAGCTCGGGCGCGTTTGCCTCCCAGACTCTCAGCCTCACCGTAACCACATCCCCCCAAACCGTAACTATCACAGCTCCGGCGAATAATTCCAATCAGAACAATTCGGTGCTGGTGACCGCCTCCGCGGTCTCTCCATCGGCGATTGACCATCTCGAGGTCTGGGATGCAACCTACGGCGCCAAGCTCGGGGACTCGCCCGGAAATACGGTTAATACTGCCTACAATCTGGCCCAGAATGGGTCGCACACCATCGTTGTCCAATCGATCAGCAGTGGCACCTTCCAGATCCTGGCGAAGAGCCAGGTGATCGTGACAGTCAACGGAACTTCCTCGGGCTGTATCAACTCAGCAAACGTGTACTGCGACTTCGATAACTCTTCGAATGTATGGAGTGTGGACAAACGAGCTGCGCAGGGGCCGGGGTCCACTCAACCCGTGGTAGCTGGTTACAATCACCCCGACAACAAGTCCGTCAAGTTCTACGAGACGGACATCGGATACTCAAATGTACTCTTCGGCCAAGAAGCTCCCCAGTCTTCATGGAATACCTCCAGCGAGGAGGACTTCTGGACCCTGGACGAGTCTGTTAATGTGTTCAACCCTGCTGGAACCCAGGCTTTTGAGACCGATGCCCAGTATGTCTGGAAGAACGCGTGGACGATGTTCTACACCGAGTGCGACCTTACGCAGGGATACTGGAACGTCTACGGCGGGGATGTCAACGGCGGGGGAACCTGGCAGCCGCTCGACGGCACGACGAAAGATGCCAATAGCAATATACCTCCTCTGCTTACTTGTTCCCGCGACGGTAGTGACTCAATGAAGAATGGCCTGCAAGCGGGATGGCACCACATTGTGTGGAAGTTCCAGCGGTCGCCCGAGGGATTTGCGATTTTCCATTCTTTCGCCTTCGACGACAAGGCCGAGGTTTTGTTGAATAATTATGCTCCTACAACATTCCATCGCACCGTTACGTGCTGCGACGGCGACTTCGGCGCGCTGATCCAGTTAGGTGGTGTCTCAAGCAAGATATTTGACAACAATTCAAACATTTCTCGCGACATCGGCGTTAATGTCACCGCGCAGAAAGTGGCACACGACAACCATTTTTAAACCAGCACATTCTGGGGTAGTGCTACAGCTTCATTCAAGTTGTAGCACTGCCGGCCTCAGCAACATGTTGGCATTGTCTTAATTCGCGATTCAATTCCCGGATACCACCGGTCGAATCTTTTGTGAAATTGAGGTGTGGCAATGATTCGCTGGAAAATCGATCATATCCTCAGTGACGTGTCTGGGTGATGAGAGCCTCCATGTTTTGCATACGTTTTCGCTTCGCGCCCGGCTTACACACTCTTAAGTGCTTGAAATCCTCCGCTGTCCTTGTGGAAGTGCCCAGTTCCCCGCGAATCGTTGTCAAAGTCGAGCAATGCAGACCAGCTTTCTGAAATTTGAAGCCTGATACTGCTGATTAGACCCTAACCAAAAATTGAAAGTGAAAGGATGTTAGCTCATGAGATCACACACATTGCTGTGTTTCTTGTTCTTCGTGTTGGTCTGTTCCGTTTCGGCGTCTGCAATCGCTGTCTCGGTTAGCAGCCCGGCAAACAACTCCAACGTCACCTCTCCCGTAAATATCAATGCATCGGCAACCCCTACTCCCGGTTATGTCATTACCGGGTGGCACATTTATGCAGACGGCGTTGATTCCTACAGCTCCGGCGCTGTCAATGCAATCAATACCAATCTTACGATCGCCAATGGCACTCATACTGTCGTCGTGCGCGCCTGGGACAGTTCGGGCGCATTCGCCAGCCAGACCCTGACTCTAAACTTTGTGGCCCAGGGCGTCACCGTGAGTGTCAGCTCACCGTTGAACGGCGCAACTGCTTATTCGCCTGCCCACATTAACGCCAACGCCATTTCGGCCAACCCCATCACCGGATGGCACGTCTACGTTGACAGCGTTGACTCGTTCTCCGGAGGTGCGGGCAGTACACTGAGCGCCGACGTGCTCATGAGCGTGGGTTCGCACACCGTAATCGTTCGCGCCTGGGACAGCACTGGCGCGTTGGGCTCCCAGACTTTCAGCCTCACTGTGGCGTCTCCGGGAGTTGGGGTAGCGGTGAGCTCTCCCGCTAACAATGCCACGGTGGCATCGCCGGCGACCATTCAGGCGAGCGCCACCTCTCCCAATACAATCATCGCCTGGCATGTCTATGTGGACAACGTGGATTCCTTCAGCGCCGGCCAGACCAACTCAATCTCAGCCAGCCTGGCATTGAGTCCGGGCACGCATACCGTGATCGTCCGCGCCTGGGACAGCACCGGAGCCTATAACAGTCAAAGCCTTACCTTGACGGCAACCAACGTAGTGCAAGTGACCCTGACCACGCCCGCCAATAATTCCAGCGTTAGTTCACCGGTGGCCTTGCAGGCATCGGCCACTTCCGGAAATGGGATCGTCGGCTGGCACGTCTACGTGGATAGCGTGGATTCCTACACCGCAGGCGCAGTCAGCTCGATTAACCCAAGTCTGGTCATGGCGAACGGGCCACATACGATCGTGGTACGCGCATGGGATAGCGGCGGGGCCTCCGGCGACAAGACCATCACCGTCAACGTTCTGCAACCCGGCGTGAATGTAGTGGTGAGCACTCCGGCCAATAACTCGACCGTGAGTTCGCCGGTAACCATCCAGGCATCGGCGACATCCACCAACGCGATTGTGGGATGGCACATTTACCTCGACAGTGCCGATGTATTCAGCCAGAGCAACATCAGCGCCATCAACACCAGCGTGAACGTGGGATCCGGCTCGCACACCTTGGTCGTCCGCGCCTGGGACAGCAGCGGGAGCTTCGGCGACCAGACTCTCACTTTCTCGGTCGGCGGTACTCCTCCCCCTCCGGGTGGAAACTATACGCTGATTGATGACATCAACCCCTGGCTGCAATGCCTGAACGGATGTGGCGATCCCGGCGGGACCGGGCCGCAACCCGTAACCAGCCAAAGCCTGGTCGCCTCGCCCAACAACAGCGCCGACGGGTTCTCGCACTTGTTCTCGATCGGCGGGACCGCAGTTTACGCGGATTCCTACTGGTACGTAAACCGGACTGCGACCTCTACGCCGGCCATGCCTTCGGCACTGGTGACACAACAGACCTACTCGTTTGACTTGCTGATTCCCTCCGGGCAGGAGAACAATCCGCAAGCCATCGAATGGGAAACGCAGCAGCAGTTTCAGGGCACGGTCTACAACACCGGATGGCAGGCCCTGTATGCCGGAATCAGCGATCCGACCAAGATGCAGATGCGCACCTTCCAGTGGAGCGACAAGACCTGGTACGACACGGGAATCCTGGTGCCGCGCTTTACCGCGGACGCCTGGCACCATGTGCAAGTGGATGAACATGTTTCGGGAACGACCATCTTTTTCGATGACATCATTATCGATCAAACGAGATATGTTCCCACGATTCCCAGTGGAGCCTCGCACCAGGCAATCTTCACAGGCTTCAGTGCGGCATTCAACAATGCCTTCCAACTCGACCTGAACTTCAGGGCCGACCCATACACCGTCTACATTGACAACATGACAATTACATACTCTACCAACTGAACTCACGGCCGGGCAGGAGCGTGGCTCACCACGCCTCCTGCCAGGGTCGGTCATGGGCCGCTTCGTCACTGGACCGAAGCTGCGGCGCCGGCGCTATCTCCCATTCCGATTCTGCGCTCCTGCCTTCTATACTCTATTCACGGAAAACAATTTGAGCCTGTCCAATAGAATTCATCCATATACTTCTTAATATCCATGACGAAAATCCTGCTTATTACAATCACCGGCGATGACAAGCCCGGACTTACCAGCGCCTTTGCCCAGGTGCTGGCGGAATCAGAGGCCATCCTTGTGGATATCGGCCAGGCCGTGATTCACGATGCGTTGGCGCTCGGGCTGATGGTCAGGATCAATTCCACGAGCAACATCAAAGGCGTGGAACATGCCATCCGGGAAAAAGCACGCGCACTAGGGGTAACGGCGCGCATCAGTCATATCTCGGAAGAGCACTATCGCGATTGGGTGCGGAAGCAGCATAAGCAGCGTTTTATCGTGACCTTGCTTGCGCCGCAGATCACGGCAGAGCAACTGGCGATTGTGACCGGTGTATTTTCCACGCACAACCTGAACATTGACATCATGGACCGATTGTCAGCGCGCGCTTCTGCCAGCGACCCAGGTGAGCCGCGCATGTGCATCGAGTTCACCATCTCGGGCGATCTGGTAAGCGCGGTAGAGCTGCGACGCACTCTGCTCACACTCGCCGACCAGCAAGAGTTCGATATTGCCGTGCAGGAAGACTCCATCTTTCGCCGCAACCGCAGGCTGGTGGTCTTTGATATGGATTCCACGCTCATCCAGATGGAAGTGATTGACGAACTGGCGCGACTGGCTGGAGTGGGCGAGCAAGTTTCTGCCATCACCGCTGCCGCCATGCGAGGAGAGCTGGATTTCAACGCCAGCTTTCGCAAACGCTTGAATTTGCTGAAAGGGCTTTCGGCCGATGTGTTAGAAGATGTCGCGTCGAGGCTGCCGATCACGCCCGGCGCGCACCGGCTGCTGCGGACTCTCAAGGCGCTGGGATACAAAACGGCGATCCTCTCCGGCGGGTTTACTTGCTTTGCCCAGAAGCTGCAAAGCGAGCTCGGCTTTGACTACGTTTACGCCAACGAATTGGATATCGCCGATGGTTTGCTTACAGGGGAGCCGGCGGGAGAGATCATTAATGGAGCGCGCAAGGCCGAGTTGCTGAAGCAGATTGCCGAGCAGGAAGAAATCTCTCTGGAGCAGACAATCGCCGTGGGAGATGGCGCCAACGATCTCCCGATGTTGAGCGTCGCCGGGCTAGGAGTGGCCTTTCATGCCAAGCCTTTAGTTCGCGGGAAAGCAGAACACTCGATCTCGCGCATGGGACTGGACGCGTTGCTGTATTTACTCGGTCTTCGAGATCGGCACATGGAAAGCGGTTCTCGGTTCTCCACGGCAAGCCGGGACAGGTCAGTTCTCGGTTCTCAGAAGGAGGATTAAGTGGGTACTTCTTCGCCAGTCCTACCGGAAACACAATGAGACGAATATTGGCCGTTCTTGGATCTGCGCTTTTTCTCGTCATCGCTCCGGGCGGTGTTGCCGGGCTCGTGCCCTGGTGGATATCACGCTGGCGGATGCAAGCTCCCTTGCTTGGCCTTCCACCCATTCGCTTTGCCGGTGGGCTCTTGATCGCGGCCGGTCTTCCGGTGCTGCTGGATTCGTTTGCCCGCTTTGCGCTCAAGGGCTTGGGAACGCCAGCGCCGGTCTTCCCAACCCGTCACCTCGTGGTCAGCGGGCTCTATCATCATGTACGCAATCCTATGTACGTTGCGGTGGTTTCGTTGATCTTTGGCCAGGGGCTGCTGCTGGGAAATCTGCGGGTCATCGAGTACGGGTTTTCCGTCTGGCTGGCGTTTCATCTGTTTGTGTTGCTGTATGAGGAGCCCACATTGCGCTCAACTTTCGGAGATGAATATAAGGTCTTTTGTGCCAATGTCCCGCGATGGATTCCGCGCCTTAGACCGTGGAGAACAAGCGAGCAGCAAAAGTAAATGTTTTTCTTTTCGCGGCAGTCTGAAGGATGTTGGCAATCCACCCGCTAGCTCCGAAAATGGTCTAAGATGTCTGAGATCGAGATACAAAGTATAGAGATTCGGTTGACACGTATGTCTCCAATCTGCTTGGGGATATCTGCCGCATAGGCGCAGGTGCATTGACATGCTGTGCTCCTAACGCTTACCTTGAACTCTCTCGTACGTCTTGAGGTGTTATGAAACGTCTGCTTGTTTTCTTCTCTTTCCTTGTCTTGTTTGCCGCTTCCGGCAGTCTTTGCGTGGCCCAGGACATGGCCTCCTTTGAAAAACGGGTAACTGTAAAGAAGCTGGCCAACGGGCTCACGGTGGTGATCTGTGAGAGGCCTGAGGCTCCTGTGGTCTCGTTCTTTACCCACGTGGACGTGGGTGACGCACAGGACCCCAAGGGCCAGACCGGCCTGGCCCACATGTTTGAGCACATGGCCTTCAAGGGCACCGACAAAATTGGCAGCACCAACTGGCCCGCTGAAAAAGCGGCCCTGCAGAAGGTAGAGCGCGCCTACCAGGAGTATGACCGCGAGCGCATCAAAGAGGTCGGCCGCGATGAACAAAAGATTGCCGCCGCCAAGAAAGCCTGGGAAGATGCCCGCGACGAAGCGGAGAAATACGTAGCCGTAAATCAGTATGACGAAATCCTGGAGCGCAATGGCGCTGAGGGCATGAACGCCAACACCAGCATGGATGAAACCCAATACTATTATTCCCTGCCCTCTAACCGCGTGGAGCTTTGGGCTTACATGGAATCGGAGCGCTTTCTGCATCCGGTGATGCGCGAGTTCTACAAGGAGCGCGACGTGGTGTACGAAGAGCGGCGCATGCGCGTGGATAGCAGCCCTATCGGACGGCTGGTGGAGCAGTTCCAGGCTGCGTCATTCGTGGTGCATCCTTATCACAATGAAGGAATCGGCGATGCCTCAGAAATCACCAGTTTTTCTGCCAGCGACGCGCAGCAATTTTTCGACAAATACTACGTGCCTGCGAACATGGTGATCGCGATTGTCGGCGACGTGACGCCCAAGCAGGTCATGCCGATCGTCGAAAAATATTTTGGCCGGCTGCCGGCCAAACCCGCACCCGAGCCCCTGCATGTGGTTGAGCCTCCGCAGCGCTCCGAGCGTACGGTTACGGTGTTTGACACTGCACAGCCGATTTACCTGGAAGGCTACCACCGGCCTGACTTCCGCGATCCCGATGACGCCGTGTATGACGTCTTGTCTGACCTGTTCTCCAACGGCCGCACCTCCCGCCTTTACCGCGCCCTGGTACGTGACAAGAAGATTGCCGTGGAAGCAGAAGGATTCACCGGCTTCCCGGGTGTCAAATACCCCAGCTTATTTGCTTTCTACGCCATTCCCAGCCGCGGACATACACCCGCGGAGTTGCAGGCGGCTATCCACGAAGAAATTGACCGCATGGTCAATCAGGATGTAACCGACGAAGAGCTGCAAATGGT
Encoded here:
- a CDS encoding pitrilysin family protein yields the protein MKRLLVFFSFLVLFAASGSLCVAQDMASFEKRVTVKKLANGLTVVICERPEAPVVSFFTHVDVGDAQDPKGQTGLAHMFEHMAFKGTDKIGSTNWPAEKAALQKVERAYQEYDRERIKEVGRDEQKIAAAKKAWEDARDEAEKYVAVNQYDEILERNGAEGMNANTSMDETQYYYSLPSNRVELWAYMESERFLHPVMREFYKERDVVYEERRMRVDSSPIGRLVEQFQAASFVVHPYHNEGIGDASEITSFSASDAQQFFDKYYVPANMVIAIVGDVTPKQVMPIVEKYFGRLPAKPAPEPLHVVEPPQRSERTVTVFDTAQPIYLEGYHRPDFRDPDDAVYDVLSDLFSNGRTSRLYRALVRDKKIAVEAEGFTGFPGVKYPSLFAFYAIPSRGHTPAELQAAIHEEIDRMVNQDVTDEELQMVKTRAKADLIRGLANNDGLAQQLGVVQAYYGDWRELFRQVDRIEKVTKADIRRVAAKTFTRENRTTAVLENNATAANATSSNSKSGAKQ
- a CDS encoding Ig-like domain-containing protein, with amino-acid sequence MRSHTLLCFLFIVLVCSVSASAIAVSVSSPANNSNITSPVNISASATPTSGFVITGWHIYVDSNLDSYSPGAVNAINTNLTIADGTHTVIVRAWDSSGAFASQTLSLTVTTSPQTVTITAPANNSNQNNSVLVTASAVSPSAIDHLEVWDATYGAKLGDSPGNTVNTAYNLAQNGSHTIVVQSISSGTFQILAKSQVIVTVNGTSSGCINSANVYCDFDNSSNVWSVDKRAAQGPGSTQPVVAGYNHPDNKSVKFYETDIGYSNVLFGQEAPQSSWNTSSEEDFWTLDESVNVFNPAGTQAFETDAQYVWKNAWTMFYTECDLTQGYWNVYGGDVNGGGTWQPLDGTTKDANSNIPPLLTCSRDGSDSMKNGLQAGWHHIVWKFQRSPEGFAIFHSFAFDDKAEVLLNNYAPTTFHRTVTCCDGDFGALIQLGGVSSKIFDNNSNISRDIGVNVTAQKVAHDNHF
- the ligD gene encoding non-homologous end-joining DNA ligase, whose translation is MAKNTSIIEIQGRKLSVSNLDKVLYPADGFTKGELIDYYMRIAPVLLPHLRGRPLTMKRYPNGVGGMFFYEKNCPKHRPDWVQTARIWSEGNQRWMDYCMAQDVATLVWAANLANIELHTSLSLAKDVSRPTMMVFDLDPGPPATIVHCCQVALRLKEFFTSLQLEIFPKTSGSKGLQVYLPLNTKATYDQTKPFAHELARKLEREHPELVVSEMKKSLRTNKVFVDWSQNDQHKTTVCVYSLRAKEHPTVSTPVIWDEVARCLKKQDPELLLFTADQVLKRVEKSGDLFAPVLKLKQKMPKLAAVA
- the serB gene encoding phosphoserine phosphatase SerB; the protein is MTKILLITITGDDKPGLTSAFAQVLAESEAILVDIGQAVIHDALALGLMVRINSTSNIKGVEHAIREKARALGVTARISHISEEHYRDWVRKQHKQRFIVTLLAPQITAEQLAIVTGVFSTHNLNIDIMDRLSARASASDPGEPRMCIEFTISGDLVSAVELRRTLLTLADQQEFDIAVQEDSIFRRNRRLVVFDMDSTLIQMEVIDELARLAGVGEQVSAITAAAMRGELDFNASFRKRLNLLKGLSADVLEDVASRLPITPGAHRLLRTLKALGYKTAILSGGFTCFAQKLQSELGFDYVYANELDIADGLLTGEPAGEIINGARKAELLKQIAEQEEISLEQTIAVGDGANDLPMLSVAGLGVAFHAKPLVRGKAEHSISRMGLDALLYLLGLRDRHMESGSRFSTASRDRSVLGSQKED
- a CDS encoding isoprenylcysteine carboxylmethyltransferase family protein, which encodes MRRILAVLGSALFLVIAPGGVAGLVPWWISRWRMQAPLLGLPPIRFAGGLLIAAGLPVLLDSFARFALKGLGTPAPVFPTRHLVVSGLYHHVRNPMYVAVVSLIFGQGLLLGNLRVIEYGFSVWLAFHLFVLLYEEPTLRSTFGDEYKVFCANVPRWIPRLRPWRTSEQQK